The nucleotide window ATGTCGGCGAACGAGGCGCGGCGCATGAGTCGAGCGTAGTGGGTTGCGTGATGCAACTCAACCTGCTTGCATGAGTTGCGTGAAGCAACTCAGCAGGCAGGACGCGGCCGACGACGGTTTGTCGGACAGCTTCGGCGCGAGCCCGACCGGGGACGGCCGATGGTCGGCGACCATCGATCCGACCTGGTGGGGATGGTCGGGTCCGCACGGCGGCGCCATCGCCGCCCTGGCCGTGCGGGTCGGCGCCGAGGCGGCGCCGGAAGGGTCGGTGCGTGCGCTGGATCTGCGATTCGTGGGCAAACCCGACGGCGGGGAGCTGATCCTGACCCCGTCGGTTCGGGAGGTGGGTCGACACACACGGGTCGTCGACGTCGAGGTCACGCAGGCCGGTGTCGAGATCGCGACGGCGGCGATCACCGCGGGGCGTGTCGGAGAATCGGGGTCCGCGGACGTCATCGACCGGATCTCGGGCGTCCCCGGTCCGGAAGGATTGGACGCCTTCATGATTCCGCCGGAGATAGTCCCGATGGGTGCGCAACTGGACCTGCGGCCGGTCGACGGTCCGCTGCCTCTCACCGGCGCGAGCGAAGCGTGGATGCGCGCCTGGATCACCACGCGGACGCCGATGGCCGTCGATGCGGCATACCTCGCGCTCTTGGCCGACTGCCTGCCGCCCGCGGTGTTCCCGACTCTCACCGCACCACTGGCACTTCCGACGGTCGCCTTCTCCATGCACGTGACCGCACCGTTGGACGATCCCACGCCGGCGCCGGTGCTCGTCCATACGCGAAACAC belongs to Gordonia sp. KTR9 and includes:
- a CDS encoding acyl-CoA thioesterase produces the protein MKQLSRQDAADDGLSDSFGASPTGDGRWSATIDPTWWGWSGPHGGAIAALAVRVGAEAAPEGSVRALDLRFVGKPDGGELILTPSVREVGRHTRVVDVEVTQAGVEIATAAITAGRVGESGSADVIDRISGVPGPEGLDAFMIPPEIVPMGAQLDLRPVDGPLPLTGASEAWMRAWITTRTPMAVDAAYLALLADCLPPAVFPTLTAPLALPTVAFSMHVTAPLDDPTPAPVLVHTRNTSTSGGWSVDDTTLRDRGGRLLASARQSRRVIGWPAR